One part of the Vicia villosa cultivar HV-30 ecotype Madison, WI linkage group LG6, Vvil1.0, whole genome shotgun sequence genome encodes these proteins:
- the LOC131610890 gene encoding myosin-binding protein 7-like, with translation MDSESSDGSLNTKTCKCRYCNCECGCSEISTNWIRKVKRKHDEMEKARKLNNGGGGGDGVVRVEIEDECVALREAVSSQQKAIQDLYSELEEERNAASSAANETMSMILRLQTEKAELEMEARQFKRFVEERTSHDQQELLALEDLLYKREQAIHSLTCEVQAYKHRLMSYGLTESEVDGDCEFPPYEYPPLKCNVVYAGGDVDNDDVFDVDVEKYAFGETPRDRLRSLENRISQMEKTPTYSQMDGDFNTKNVIEKVIVGQSPRRNKHSRKFSCDSSSFAPEFVSDSPRITGSFRKMDYNASEDFSNTKKMDNVSEAGDNMTDRVYTVDSEFKGGVGGYDEYSSTPREFGNQGDFEDPYVKKLYTRLQALEADRESMRQAIISMRTDKAQLVLLKEIAQHLCKEMSDQRRVTVKTFVGGFSFFTIFKWVASIVLWRKRGHQIKYMFGLPSSDAGLLMLLDKGPQLRSWRYVSRAQTEE, from the exons ATGGATTCGGAATCTTCTGATGGTTCTTTAAATACCAAAACATGCAAATGCCGGTATTGTAATTGCGAATGTGGTTGCTCGGAGATTTCGACGAATTGGATTCGTAAGGTGAAACGGAAACATGACGAGATGGAGAAGGCGAGGAAGTTGAAtaatggtggtggtggtggagatGGTGTTGTTCGCGTTGAAATTGAGGATGAATGTGTTGCGTTACGAGAAGCTGTTAGTAGTCAGCAGAAAGCGATTCAGGATTTGTATTCTGAATTGGAGGAGGAGAGGAATGCTGCTTCGTCTGCAGCGAATGAGACGATGTCGATGATATTGAGGTTGCAGACGGAGAAGGCGGAGCTTGAGATGGAAGCGCGGCAGTTTAAGCGATTTGTTGAGGAGAGGACGAGTCATGATCAGCAGGAGCTTTTagctttggaggatttgttgtaTAAAAGAGAGCAGGCGATTCATTCGCTTACTTGCGAAGTTCAGGCTTATAAGCACAGGTTGATGAGTTATGGGTTGACTGAGTCGGAGGTGGATGGTGATTGTGAGTTTCCGCCTTATGAGTATCCTCCTTTGAAATGTAATGTGGTGTATGCTGGTGGGGATGTTGATAATGATGATGTTTTTGATGTTGATGTTGAGAAGTATGCGTTTGGGGAAACTCCGAGGGATCGTTTGAGGAGCCTGGAGAATAGGATATCTCAAATGGAGAAAACTCCGACTTATAGTCAAATGGACGGGGATTTCAATACGAAGAATGTTATAGAGAAGGTGATTGTTGGACAATCTCCTAGAAGGAATAAACATTCGAGGAAATTTTCATGTGACTCGTCTTCTTTTGCCCCTGAGTTTGTTTCGGATTCTCCGAGGATCACTGGTAGCTTTAGGAAAATGGATTATAATGCGTCAGAGGATTTTTCCAATACGAAGAAGATGGATAATGTATCTGAGGCTGGTGATAATATGACTGATAGAGTTTACACTGTTGACTCTGAATTCAAAGGGGGAGTTGGTGGTTATGATGAGTATTCATCAACTCCAAGGGAGTTTGGAAATCAGGGTGATTTTGAAGATCCTTATGTAAAGAAGCTTTACACGAGGCTTCAAGCACTTGAGGCAGATAGGGAATCAATGAGACAAGCAATTATTTCAATGCGTACCGATAAAGCACAACTTGTTTTGCTCAAGGAAATAGCTCAACATCTGTGCAAAGAGATGTCGGACCAGAGGAGAGTAACTGTGAAAACCTTTGTTGGCGGCTTCTCATTCTTCACAATTTTTAAG TGGGTGGCTTCAATTGTTTTATGGAGAAAGAGAGGTCATCAAATCAA GTATATGTTTGGGCTACCATCTAGCGACGCCGGCTTGCTAATGCTCCTTGACAAAGGACCCCAGCTAAGGTCGTGGAGATATGTTTCAAGAGCACAGACAGAAGAATAG
- the LOC131610892 gene encoding arginine-specific demethylase JMJ22, with the protein MMLSFRLRNLLSHVKTRRTKKTNRKNRNKNPHKPRNQTCISSITNNSPSLIEEEEEDAEEGFSIKSSAPSHTHGVQPLGNLYFNPGSINSRDTGLGNLHTLTDELVLDILAFLDGTSLGVLASVSKSFYVFSNHEPLWRNLVLENFTDGFQYNGSWKATFVSSCYPLFDVSCSSDLRSFKVRDFYSDYLFQSWLCANLEMKPEWLERDNIVRKKGISVEEFVMSFEEVNKPVLLEGCIDNWDALRKWDRDYLVKLCGDDVKFAVGPVEMKLGEYFGYSDQVREERPLYLFDPKFAEKVPTLGSEYEVPIYFREDLFGVLGNERPDYRWIIIGPAGSGSSFHVDPNSTSAWNAVIKGSKKWILFPPDVIPPGVHPSPDGAEVASPVSIMEWFMNFYGATKNWKKRPIECICKAGEVIFVPNGWWHLVINLEESIAITQNYVSRRNLLNVLDFLKRPNASILVSGTMDRVNLHDKFKSAIEASFPGEIDELTRKEEEKKIQQRKLSIWDSIADSSVGAFKFSF; encoded by the exons ATGATGCTGAGTTTCCGATTGAGGAACTTGTTATCCCATGTCaaaacaagaagaacaaagaaaacCAACCGAAAAAACCGAAACAAAAACCCTCACAAACCCAGAAACCAAACCTGCATTTCTTCCATTACCAATAATTCCCCATCTctcatagaagaagaagaagaagacgcaGAAGAAGGTTTCAGCATCAAAAGCTCTGCCCCATCACACACCCACGGCGTTCAGCCCTTAGGCAATCTCTATTTCAATCCCGGTTCCATCAACTCCAGAGACACTGGCTTAGGTAATCTTCATACCCTCACTGATGAACTTGTTCTTGACATTCTAGCGTTTTTGGATGGTACCAGCTTAGGTGTTTTGGCTTCTGTTAGCAAATCGTTTTATGTTTTCTCTAATCATGAACCCCTTTGGAGGAATCTTGTTTTGGAGAATTTTACGGATGGGTTTCAGTATAATGGGTCATGGAAAGCTACTTTTGTTTCTTCTTGTTACCCTTTGTTTGATGTTTCATGTAGTAGTGATCTTAGGAGTTTCAAAGTTAGAGACTTTTATTCTGATTatcttttccagagttggttgtGTGCTAATCTTGAAATGAAACCGGAATGGTTGGAGAGGGATAATATTGTGAGAAAAAAGGGTATTTCGGTTGAGGAATTTGTGATGAGTTTCGAGGAGGTTAATAAGCCGGTGTTGTTGGAAGGGTGTATTGATAATTGGGACGCGTTGAGGAAATGGGATAGagattatttggttaagttatgCGGTGATGATGTTAAGTTTGCGGTTGGGCCGGTGGAGATGAAACTCGGAGAGTATTTTGGATATTCGGATCAAGTTAGAGAAGAACGGCCGCTGTATCTGTTTGATCCAAAATTTGCTGAAAAAGTTCCGACGTTGGGTTCTGAATATGAAGTTCCGATTTATTTTCGGGAGGATTTGTTTGGTGTTTTGGGCAATGAGAGGCCTGACTACAGGTGGATTATTATTGGACCGGCTGGGTCTGGATCGTCTTTTCATGTTGATCCAAATTCAACCTCAGCTTGGAATGCAGTGATCAAGGGGTCGAAGAAATGGATACTGTTTCCTCCTGATGTAATTCCGCCTGGTGTTCATCCTAGTCCTGATGGTGCGGAGGTGGCGTCTCCTGTTTCAATAATGGAATGGTTCATGAACTTTTACGGCGCAACAAAGAATTGGAAAAAGAGACCGATTGAGTGCATATGTAAAGCCGGGGAAGTCATCTTTGTGCCTAATGGATGGTGGCATTTGGTGATCAATCTGGAGGAATCAATTGCCATAACACAAAACTATGTTAGCAG GAGAAATTTGTTAAATGTGTTGGATTTTCTTAAAAGGCCGAATGCGAGCATACTGGTGTCTGGAACAATGGATAGAGTGAATCTGCATGATAAGTTTAAGAGTGCTATTGAGGCTTCTTTTCCGGGAGAAATTGATGAACTGACccgaaaagaagaagagaaaaagatcCAGCAAAGGAAACTTTCCATCTGGGATTCTATTGCAGACTCCAGCGTGGGAGCTTTCAAGTTCTCTTTCTAG
- the LOC131610891 gene encoding pentatricopeptide repeat-containing protein At5g06540, giving the protein MSSNIGVANNSILQKLKLKNPKLVLLSQCSNIHDLKIIHAHMLRTHLFFDVFASSRIIAFCIDHTAKFLSYAIKVFSQIHNPNLFIFDALIRGCSISENPENSFHYYIQSQRIGLLPDNITHPFLAKACAKLESLTMGTQVHGQIVKHGFQSDFYVQHSLVYMYASLCDLMSARCVFKKMGRFDVASWTCMIKGYHKCGDVETARELFDRMPVKNLVTWSTMISGYSRNGRFDKAVEMFEILQAEGVVANEVVMVGVISACAHLGALAIGEKAHEYVMRNNLDLNVILGTAVVDMYARCGNVEKAIRVFEEMEEKDVLCWTGLISGLAMHGYAEKALEYYYGMVKTGIVPRDITFTAVLKACSHGGLVEKGLEIFESMKRDHGVEPRLEHYGCMVDLLGRAGKLEEAENFILEMPVKPNAPVWGALLGACRIHRNVEVGERVGKILIEMKPEHSGYYVLLSNIYARTNKWKDVTVMRRLMKEKGVTKPPGYSLIEIDGKIHEFTIGDKSHPEIEKIERMWEDILQKIKLAGYIGNTGEALFDIDEEEKEDSLHRHSEKLAIAYGIMKIRAPTPIRIVKNLRVCEDCHTATKLISKVFNVELIVRDRNRFHHFKKGVCSCMDYW; this is encoded by the coding sequence ATGAGTAGTAACATTGGTGTTGCTAATAACTCAATTCTGCAAAAGCTAAAACTCAAGAATCCCAAACTCGTGCTACTATCACAATGTTCCAACATTCACGACCTCAAAATAATCCATGCCCATATGCTAAGAACTCATCTTTTCTTCGACGTTTTCGCATCAAGTCGCATCATCGCTTTCTGCATAGACCACACAGCAAAATTTCTATCTTACGCTATCAAAGTTTTCTCCCAAATTCACAATCCCAATCTCTTCATTTTCGATGCATTGATCCGTGGTTGTTCCATTAGCGAAAATCCAGAAAACTCCTTTCATTATTACATTCAATCACAACGCATTGGTCTCTTACCTGATAACATCACTCACCCTTTTCTGGCTAAAGCATGTGCAAAACTCGAGTCTTTAACAATGGGTACACAAGTTCATGGTCAAATAGTTAAGCATGGTTTTCAAAGTGATTTCTATGTTCAGCATTCTCTTGTTTATATGTATGCTTCTCTGTGTGATTTAATGTCTGCAAGGTGTGTTTTTAAGAAGATGGGCCGATTTGATGTTGCTTCATGGACTTGTATGATTAAGGGTTATCATAAATGTGGTGATGTTGAAACTGCGCGTGAACTGTTTGATAGAATGCCTGTGAAAAATTTGGTGACTTGGAGTACTATGATTAGTGGTTATTCGCGGAATGGTCGTTTTGATAAAGCGGTTGAAATGTTTGAGATTCTTCAGGCTGAAGGAGTGGTGGCTAATGAGGTTGTTATGGTTGGTGTGATATCTGCTTGTGCTCATTTGGGTGCTCTTGCAATTGGGGAGAAAGCTCATGAGTATGTGATGAGAAATAATTTGGATTTGAATGTGATTCTTGGGACGGCTGTTGTTGATATGTATGCAAGATGTGGGAATGTTGAGAAAGCTATTCGGGTTTTTGAGGAAATGGAAGAGAAGGATGTACTTTGTTGGACAGGTTTGATTTCTGGATTAGCAATGCATGGTTATGCAGAGAAAGCGCTAGAGTATTATTATGGAATGGTGAAAACAGGGATAGTTCCTAGAGATATTACGTTTACTGCAGTGTTGAAAGCTTGTAGTCATGGAGGGTTGGTAGAAAAGGGTCTAGAAATATTTGAAAGCATGAAAAGAGATCACGGGGTGGAGCCAAGATTGGAGCATTATGGATGTATGGTTGATCTTCTTGGGAGGGCGGGGAAGTTGGAAGAGGCAGAGAATTTTATTCTTGAAATGCCTGTGAAGCCTAATGCTCCGGTATGGGGAGCGTTGCTAGGAGCTTGCAGGATTCATAGAAATGTCGAAGTTGGAGAAAGGGTGGGAAAGATTTTGATTGAGATGAAACCAGAACACAGTGGTTATTATGTGTTGCTGTCAAACATATATGCACGCACAAATAAGTGGAAAGATGTTACTGTCATGAGAAGATTGATGAAGGAAAAAGGGGTTACAAAACCGCCTGGATATAGTCTCATTGAGATAGACGGAAAAATTCATGAGTTTACAATTGGAGATAAATCACATCCAGAAATAGAAAAAATTGAAAGGATGTGGGAAGATATACTGCAAAAAATAAAGTTAGCAGGATACATAGGAAATACTGGTGAGGCGTTGTTTGACATAGATGAAGAGGAGAAAGAAGATTCACTTCACAGGCATAGTGAGAAACTGGCCATTGCCTATGGAATTATGAAGATTCGAGCTCCTACACCTATTCGGATAGTAAAAAACTTGCGAGTCTGTGAAGATTGTCACACGGCTACAAAGCTAATCTCGAAGGTTTTCAATGTAGAGTTAATTGTTAGAGATAGAAACAGGTTCCATCATTTCAAAAAAGGTGTATGTTCTTGTATGGATTACTGGTAA
- the LOC131610894 gene encoding glycine-rich RNA-binding protein 4, mitochondrial: MSRTWMRGARLLSSFSRCRKLIIHTINYSPSFRSTTIFTNHLHPSHSQRRLFNSSTSSPSLKPSSNKLFVGGLSWSVDEKSLKDAFSSFGEVTEVRIVYDKDSGRARGFGFVIFSNEDDAKSAKDAMDGKALLGRPLRINFALEKARGVPVVVPRFSDIRNLNRR; this comes from the exons ATGTCCAGAACCTGGATGAGAGGAGCGAGGTTGCTATCATCGTTCTCGCGCTGCCGGAAATTGATCATTCATACGATCAACTATTCTCCCTCGTTTCGTTCTACAACCATTTTCACAAACCACCTGCATCCTTCTCACTCTCAACGCcgactcttcaactcttcaacTTCTTCACCATCATTAAAACCTTCTTCTAACAAGCTCTTCGTAGGAGGTCTATCATGGTCCGTAGATGAAAAATCCCTCAAAGACGCTTTCTCTTCCTTCGGAGAAGTCACCGAAg TGAGGATAGTGTATGATAAAGACAGTGGTAGGGCTAGAGGCTTTGGATTTGTTATCTTTTCAAACGAAGAtgatgcaaaatcagcaaaagaTGCAATGGACGGAAAG GCACTGTTAGGTAGACCCTTGAGGATAAATTTTGCTCTCGAAAAGGCTCGTGGTGTACCTGTTGTAGTTCCTCGGTTTTCAGATATTCGAAACTTAAACCGACGCTGA
- the LOC131610893 gene encoding uncharacterized protein LOC131610893 has product MAKVATPSAMPPSSHGISSVPLKGASIAKRKTPSELRGEQLKREIFVDYTDESPTSAGSSKAAEAGNRFKKPGLFKAPRYNDTRLDDVFSAKKPRFRVASGKENVKENPSLEQTSNQTNASVFSNSAVKRQQAISRFEKSAAAGEVTKDGMPQAEETNEKCSQSQKKFLSVADLSSDVDRSSEGTAIDMGKALKGLASLEPHDDNGVATDSSQRHRDSAPTIAGNSFSKCHIPGKKAPLDLTLKTSMRIVSSASVDWNENIRGGGFKVLHSWMYPQSTLPPSIISVLSSSTAEGELEFLRKRQVAWEESFRDLYYMLRKNVCGLFYVCTSQFVVMFTGGDGSGKSKCSCNAYISQSTRGLRSLLREHDLCFSMPLCRSKVEQVTTEDLVELSEIEKHNLGQTQRSRSFSDVDNTPESLLVFNGNDNVHGLYDLLFSYRTLLTSLSGVDVPVLCSPVPFQSSALTSPDIKCMKMRRAEDIAANNGSIWKDNEFAQGSSDGLFCSIEIKDTFIPPWIICSICALMGSEGKSFEASFVTEPVSSGLNVALKSTCEKSESKSAGSESFRDCSNSFGILEAAFTSSLCSCTLKSVKYCDGSYTASLSPV; this is encoded by the exons ATGGCGAAAGTAGCTACACCAAGCGCGATGCCTCCGAGTTCTCATGGAATTTCATCGGTGCCTCTTAAAGGTGCTTCTATTGCTAAAAGAAAGACGCCTTCAGAACTTAGG GGAGAACAGTTGAAGCGGGAGATTTTTGTGGACTATACTGATGAATCGCCGACCTCGGCTGGTTCCTCGAA AGCTGCTGAGGCGGGTAATAGATTTAAAAAACCAGGATTGTTTAAGGCCCCGAGATACAATGACACACGGCTTGATGATGTATTTTCTGCCAAGAAGCCGAGGTTTAGAGTTGCATCTGGGAAGGAAAATGTAAAG GAAAATCCTTCTCTGGAGCAAACTAGTAATCAAACGAATGCTTCAGTTTTTTCTAATTCAGCAGTTAAGAGACAGCAAGCGATTTCACG CTTTGAGAAATCTGCTGCCGCAGGAGAGGTTACAAAAGATGGTATGCCGCAGGCTGAGGAAACCAATGAAAAATGTAGCCAAAGCCAAAAGAAGTTTCTTAGTGTTGCTGACCTTTCATCTGATGTTGATAGATCTTCTGAAGGAACAGCTATTGACATG GGAAAAGCATTGAAAGGACTAGCCTCACTTGAACCACATGATGATAATGGAGTAGCTACTGATTCATCTCAAAGACACCGAGATTCAGCGCCAACCATTGCAGGAAATTCCTTCTCTAAGTGTCATATACCTGGCAAGAAGGCTCCTTTGGATCTTACTCTAAAAACCAGTATGCGAATAGTATCCTCCGCTTCTGTGGATTG GAATGAAAATATTAGAGGTGGAGGTTTCAAAGTTTTGCATTCATGGATGTATCCTCAATCCACTCTTCCGCCTTCTATCATATCAGTCCTGAGCTCATCAACTGCAGAAGGAG AATTGGAGTTCTTAAGGAAACGACAAGTGGCTTGGGAAGAATCCTTTCGGGATCTCTATTACATGCTTCGGAAGAATGTCTGTGGCCTCTTTTATG TTTGCACATCCCAGTTTGTGGTGATGTTCACTGGCGGCGATGGCTCTGGAAAATCCAAATGCTCTTGCAATGCTTATATTTCTCAGTCAACAAGAGGTTTGAGATCATTGTTAAGAGAGCAT GATCTTTGTTTCTCTATGCCACTTTGTCGTTCAAAAGTGGAGCAAGTAACTACTGAGGATTTGGTTGAACTGTCAGAGATAGAGAAGCACAACTTGGGGCAG ACCCAGCGCTCAAGGTCATTCTCTGATGTTGATAATACCCCAGAATCTTTACTGGTTTTCAATGGCAACGATAATGTGCATGGTTTATATGACCTATTATTTAGTTACAG AACTCTCTTGACCTCACTGTCTGGTGTAGATGTACCTGTCCTGTGTTCTCCTGTACCGTTTCAAAGTTCTGCTCTGACTTCTCCTGAT ATTAAATGCATGAAGATGAGAAGGGCTGAAGATATTGCGGCTAATAATGGGTCTATTTGGAAAGATAATGAGTTTGCACAAGGATCATCAGATGGCCTTTTTTGTAGCATTGAAATTAAGGATACATTTATTCCACCTTGGATTATCTGCAGTATATGTGCATTGATGGGCTCCGAAggaaaaagctttgaagcaag TTTTGTGACCGAACCGGTATCAAGTGGTCTGAATGTTGCTTTGAAATCTACTTGTGAAAAGTCTGAATCAAAGTCGGCCGGTAGTGAAAGCTTTCGAGATTGCAGTAATTCTTTTGGCATTCTAGAAGCAGCATTTACGTCTTCTCTATGTTCATGTACACTAAAAAGTGTTAAGTACTGTGATGGTTCTTATACAGCATCCCTATCTCCTGTATAA